The Vibrio pomeroyi genome window below encodes:
- a CDS encoding MarR family winged helix-turn-helix transcriptional regulator, with protein MSDPRHDLSTLALTVFSLNGQFLSIAENIASRADLTATRWQVLGALVNDPLTQAEVARQMGITRQSVQRTSKQLINEGMLETLENPSHQKAMLLQLTPKGHNALSKIRPFHKAYAEQLIDTVGEEKVAEMVKAITELSTAMKSL; from the coding sequence ATGAGTGACCCAAGACATGACCTCAGTACTTTAGCCCTAACTGTTTTTTCTTTAAATGGTCAGTTTTTATCAATAGCCGAGAATATTGCTTCTCGGGCAGATCTCACTGCAACTCGCTGGCAAGTGTTGGGGGCTCTTGTTAATGATCCTCTTACACAAGCTGAAGTCGCACGTCAAATGGGGATCACACGTCAAAGCGTTCAGAGAACCAGCAAACAGCTTATCAATGAAGGTATGTTAGAAACATTAGAAAATCCATCTCATCAAAAGGCTATGCTACTTCAGTTAACGCCAAAAGGTCATAATGCTCTGTCAAAAATAAGACCATTTCATAAAGCATATGCTGAGCAACTAATTGATACGGTTGGGGAAGAAAAAGTAGCTGAAATGGTTAAAGCCATAACTGAACTATCAACCGCAATGAAAAGCCTTTAA
- a CDS encoding FG-GAP-like repeat-containing protein gives MKILAYSIGMMLAGLTTCALANEPSAVSPTVISLPTGPGTIQGLGEGFNTQLNTGTSQDKLNFSLPTGRNQVTPELSITYDSGYGNGLVGIGRRLSMPYIQRQTVDGLPSYDASNPDVFVNHEGQELVHIGSNEYRAKIEGQFVKYQKLPDGWRMTLANGSVWLLGQNSNAQHHDKSGNKVFQWFIESMTDTNGNRINYHYDSLDSSQAVYLTQIDYNDGASVVELSYEPRPDPIVSYLPTYELTKALRLKKIATFNKQNPVMSYQFDYEAASDWQTLSRLSQVSKVAANGQDSAPPTRFQYTNFDPTLAASHYVPSAKLFPLKSPDVDFIDINADGLPDVINTGFSPHRYALNQGKNPQGEVQFSKMVKMSSHSRNKLSSQYVKWGDLNGDGKINMLNAIRRNSYVYGLDENYNWQQQGNLGNQTLSINSPNARLIDINHDRLADVFVTNSNSRNGVFEHTVAINNGNGWDTPISMPMPELSVGVPLAKSTSHMADMNGDGLNDLVHMDQKSMYFFAGKGTGGYSEAIQVDNIREIAKSIHNTDKVQFADLNHDGLADLVYFNGFKVTIWPSKGLSGPQETLAFGRPIEFTHPDKIAPSKTKLADIDGNGVVDIVWFRPGKYEKSFTYLSVIPGNLPNQLLSVDNGIGQTSSIQYTTVASEMLRDEEQNTPWQHTLPMAMQVVKSVTTNDASRPGQASIKSYQYRDGFYFAKERKFVGFRDATQRDFASKSAPESQTQYSFLLGLKDEALRGKISKIEKKDAEGRLFWRETYQWSSKRLFDSFNDDKFVSFASKTRQEKTLIEQGRGTPITLAWDYAYDDFGNLIYEHEHGRLDERFQDQRETHWRYSAENATSLANWQLHRPIEKTIKNAQGKLVAKTQWFYDDESFNAGNLGEVSTGNLTATKKWISPSKNNQSVFSQRSRYDSYGNATEFFGPLYGEQPGHKVSVTYQEGIYPIKERLHLGGQSLVASASYNSSLGVMTQFEDFNQQQTHIQYDGLGRVTDIIAPGDSTSAPTQSFEYHYQQNFDGVMVNWIRSLQRLEKDGRHIERRQYYDGGGRNLMNVSQTEQGPRVSLKNNFDSRGLLASESMPYFSANMAFHSGTGSQVIRNKYDATNRTISKYLPATDSQGETFTYNEYLPLKSWVQDTAQTVIGGQHSGAGKWLIFDGLGQLREVKEYVGVDVNGEQSTLQDWTTQYEYDALDNFTRLTDAFGNTRTMLYDGLSRQTYRDDPNRGQAWFNYDAASNLVGTIDSRGMAHTYLYDGLSRQLEERFYQDQSATPATGFHSLILDPTKGRISKQYQYDNNQDKQLHHLKGRLAQVIDESGSSWFGYDQNGRRTVEKRQIKAFGQQSDIYTTKRAFNSAGKLTQLTYPDSTHLDYQYGQGGELLAMGNIVNNISYSASAQLSHVQYGNGMRSDYEYDALNRLKSRETTRHSDRTHLQSLNYQYDEVSNLLGITDQRTEQDKKTIAKELGIENQYSELDQTRFYDYDDWYRIALEQNKLKLTQYRFDPIGNLIAKNTNGPILGDNNLTLRYGGNTGTGEDKRYNRQGLRITDTAGPQALTHADVGISYDAVGNQLRSGNQQFQWDHANRLKQVDNPKNQAKYAYDHNNKRRLKVVKDSKGKLTTTWYISDDAEIREGQLIKFARLGSHRVAKTSKSDDTFTPEVYYIKQHLGSTELTVDTSAQVINAFNYEPFGDVEAQFGQSDQTVYRFTDKEQDKESGLGYFSQRYMNHSYGQFITPDPVFAREARFTDPQRWSPYAYGRGNPLRYSDPTGEFISDIANGRYDLGTVGYHETMSKMESIEAKAHAETISNAKASTKQAAEVAYHEASKQVSNAASALQSGCGNIANVAGHISAGSAIFGAATFTAGGFLNPVSDLALANAALTGGISFGATVCEVGASYVSNSLNQSKATLSAASIIGHEFAQSTNPKKAAIGNAVGLASWAASNLSGPSNTEHENDGDRSSNGKGVDTASKTNTESTTGTSNDSTNEGTSSTASENT, from the coding sequence ATGAAAATTTTAGCCTATTCGATAGGAATGATGTTGGCTGGTTTAACGACTTGCGCTCTCGCCAATGAACCAAGTGCGGTATCACCTACTGTTATTTCTTTGCCAACCGGCCCCGGAACGATACAAGGGCTTGGAGAGGGATTTAATACCCAATTAAACACGGGTACTAGCCAAGACAAACTGAATTTTAGCTTACCAACGGGCCGTAACCAGGTGACGCCTGAATTGTCGATTACTTACGACAGTGGTTATGGCAATGGTTTGGTCGGCATTGGGCGACGCTTGAGCATGCCTTATATACAACGTCAAACCGTGGATGGCCTGCCAAGTTACGACGCTAGCAACCCCGATGTTTTTGTGAATCATGAAGGGCAAGAGCTCGTTCATATTGGAAGCAATGAATACCGCGCCAAAATTGAAGGGCAATTTGTAAAATACCAAAAATTACCTGATGGCTGGCGAATGACTTTAGCCAATGGCAGTGTCTGGTTATTAGGACAAAACAGTAACGCACAACACCATGACAAAAGTGGAAACAAGGTTTTTCAGTGGTTTATCGAGAGCATGACCGATACTAATGGTAACCGAATTAATTACCACTATGACTCACTTGATAGCAGCCAAGCGGTATACTTAACGCAAATTGACTACAATGACGGCGCGAGTGTGGTTGAGCTGTCTTATGAACCAAGACCCGACCCCATCGTTTCTTACTTACCAACGTATGAATTGACCAAAGCGCTCCGCTTAAAAAAGATAGCCACTTTTAACAAGCAAAATCCGGTAATGTCTTATCAATTTGACTACGAGGCAGCTTCAGATTGGCAGACTCTATCTCGCTTATCACAAGTATCAAAAGTCGCGGCTAACGGACAAGATAGCGCCCCTCCAACCCGCTTCCAGTATACCAACTTTGACCCAACGCTCGCGGCGTCGCATTACGTTCCTTCCGCTAAGTTGTTTCCTTTAAAGAGCCCAGATGTTGATTTTATTGATATCAATGCTGATGGTTTACCCGATGTTATTAACACGGGCTTTTCACCTCATCGCTATGCACTTAACCAAGGCAAAAACCCACAGGGGGAAGTTCAATTCTCTAAAATGGTGAAAATGAGCAGCCACTCTAGAAATAAACTCTCCAGCCAATATGTTAAATGGGGGGACTTAAACGGTGACGGCAAAATCAATATGCTGAATGCGATCCGACGCAACAGTTATGTTTATGGATTAGATGAAAACTACAATTGGCAACAACAGGGCAATTTAGGCAATCAAACATTATCGATTAATAGCCCTAACGCTCGATTAATTGACATTAACCATGACAGATTAGCCGATGTCTTTGTGACCAACAGTAATTCAAGAAATGGCGTTTTTGAACATACAGTTGCGATAAATAACGGGAACGGTTGGGATACGCCTATCAGTATGCCAATGCCCGAGCTCAGTGTGGGGGTTCCACTAGCAAAATCTACCTCTCATATGGCCGATATGAATGGAGATGGACTCAACGACTTAGTTCATATGGATCAAAAGTCGATGTACTTTTTCGCTGGCAAGGGAACGGGCGGCTATTCAGAGGCCATTCAGGTTGATAACATTCGCGAAATTGCGAAAAGTATCCACAATACGGATAAAGTTCAGTTTGCCGATTTAAACCATGATGGCCTTGCTGACCTTGTTTACTTTAATGGTTTCAAAGTCACTATTTGGCCAAGCAAAGGACTATCAGGGCCTCAAGAAACATTAGCTTTCGGTCGCCCTATCGAGTTTACGCACCCCGATAAAATCGCACCTTCTAAAACCAAACTGGCTGATATTGATGGCAATGGTGTTGTCGACATAGTGTGGTTTCGTCCTGGAAAATATGAAAAATCCTTTACCTATTTATCAGTAATTCCAGGAAATTTACCGAACCAATTGCTTTCTGTCGATAATGGCATAGGGCAAACGTCAAGCATACAATACACAACCGTTGCTTCTGAGATGTTACGTGATGAAGAGCAAAACACCCCGTGGCAACATACCCTGCCTATGGCGATGCAAGTCGTCAAGTCAGTCACCACAAACGATGCCAGTCGACCCGGCCAAGCATCGATAAAAAGTTATCAATACCGTGACGGCTTTTACTTTGCAAAAGAGCGTAAATTTGTTGGATTTCGCGACGCAACACAACGCGATTTCGCTTCAAAATCAGCACCGGAAAGTCAAACTCAGTATTCTTTTTTGTTGGGTCTTAAAGACGAAGCATTGCGCGGAAAGATATCGAAAATAGAAAAGAAAGATGCGGAAGGACGTCTATTCTGGCGAGAAACTTATCAGTGGTCTTCAAAGCGTTTATTTGACAGTTTCAACGATGACAAATTCGTCTCATTTGCAAGTAAAACACGCCAAGAGAAAACGCTGATTGAACAAGGGCGTGGAACCCCTATTACTCTTGCTTGGGATTACGCTTACGATGATTTTGGTAACTTGATCTATGAGCATGAACATGGACGCCTTGATGAGCGCTTTCAAGATCAGCGTGAAACCCATTGGCGCTACAGTGCGGAGAATGCAACGTCATTGGCCAACTGGCAATTACATCGCCCAATTGAAAAGACCATCAAAAATGCACAGGGCAAGCTTGTTGCAAAAACTCAGTGGTTTTATGACGATGAAAGCTTTAATGCCGGTAACTTAGGTGAAGTGTCAACGGGCAACCTAACCGCAACTAAAAAATGGATTTCACCAAGTAAGAATAACCAATCTGTTTTTAGTCAACGTTCACGCTACGACTCTTACGGTAACGCTACAGAATTCTTTGGCCCTCTTTATGGCGAGCAACCAGGGCATAAGGTTAGCGTGACTTATCAAGAGGGAATATACCCAATAAAAGAGAGGCTACATTTGGGTGGCCAGAGCCTGGTTGCCAGTGCGAGTTACAACTCTTCATTGGGCGTGATGACCCAATTCGAAGATTTTAACCAACAGCAAACTCACATACAGTATGACGGCCTTGGTCGAGTCACCGATATCATAGCTCCGGGTGACAGTACTAGTGCGCCAACTCAATCGTTTGAATATCATTACCAGCAAAATTTTGATGGCGTCATGGTTAACTGGATCCGCAGTTTACAGCGCCTTGAAAAAGATGGCCGCCATATTGAACGCCGCCAGTATTATGATGGTGGTGGGCGTAATCTAATGAACGTAAGCCAAACGGAACAAGGCCCACGAGTCAGTTTGAAGAATAATTTCGATAGCCGTGGATTACTGGCCAGTGAAAGCATGCCTTACTTTTCGGCGAATATGGCTTTTCATTCAGGGACGGGGTCGCAAGTCATTCGAAACAAATACGATGCAACTAACCGCACAATCAGTAAATACCTGCCAGCCACTGACTCACAAGGTGAAACGTTTACCTACAACGAGTACTTGCCTCTTAAGTCATGGGTACAAGATACCGCACAAACTGTTATCGGAGGCCAACACAGCGGAGCCGGTAAATGGTTAATATTTGATGGTCTTGGTCAATTACGAGAGGTAAAAGAATACGTTGGTGTTGATGTCAATGGTGAGCAAAGCACTCTGCAAGACTGGACCACCCAGTATGAATATGATGCTCTCGATAATTTTACCCGCTTAACCGATGCGTTTGGCAATACCCGTACTATGCTTTATGACGGTTTAAGTCGCCAAACGTATCGAGACGACCCAAACCGTGGACAAGCGTGGTTTAACTATGATGCTGCGAGTAATTTAGTTGGTACCATAGATTCACGAGGCATGGCACACACTTATCTTTATGATGGCCTTAGCCGACAACTTGAAGAGCGTTTCTATCAAGACCAAAGCGCTACCCCTGCAACAGGTTTTCATTCGCTGATTCTCGATCCAACCAAAGGCCGTATCTCTAAGCAGTACCAATACGATAATAACCAAGATAAACAACTCCATCATTTAAAAGGCCGACTTGCACAAGTTATCGATGAATCAGGGAGCAGTTGGTTTGGTTACGATCAAAATGGTCGTCGTACTGTTGAAAAACGCCAAATCAAAGCCTTTGGTCAACAATCGGATATTTATACAACTAAGCGCGCGTTTAATAGCGCCGGTAAACTAACACAACTGACTTACCCAGACAGTACTCATCTTGACTACCAATATGGTCAAGGCGGTGAATTATTGGCGATGGGTAACATTGTAAACAACATTTCCTATAGTGCCTCTGCGCAATTAAGCCATGTTCAATACGGTAATGGCATGCGAAGTGATTATGAATACGATGCGCTGAACCGACTCAAGAGCCGAGAGACCACTCGTCATTCGGACAGAACACATCTTCAGTCACTCAATTATCAGTATGATGAGGTATCGAACTTACTCGGCATCACCGACCAACGAACAGAGCAAGATAAAAAGACCATTGCCAAAGAACTAGGGATCGAGAATCAATATTCTGAGCTCGACCAAACGCGTTTTTATGACTATGACGATTGGTATCGAATTGCACTCGAACAAAATAAGTTAAAGCTCACTCAATACCGTTTTGATCCAATTGGCAACCTTATTGCTAAAAACACCAACGGTCCAATCCTAGGTGACAACAACTTAACTTTACGCTACGGCGGAAACACAGGCACTGGAGAAGATAAACGCTACAACCGACAAGGGTTACGCATAACCGATACAGCAGGACCACAAGCGCTCACCCATGCTGATGTAGGTATCAGTTATGATGCGGTAGGTAACCAGCTACGCTCAGGGAATCAACAATTTCAGTGGGATCATGCGAACCGCTTGAAACAAGTCGATAACCCGAAAAACCAAGCAAAGTACGCCTATGACCACAACAACAAACGACGCCTCAAGGTGGTTAAAGACAGTAAAGGAAAGCTCACAACAACTTGGTATATCAGTGATGATGCTGAGATTCGTGAAGGTCAGCTGATCAAGTTTGCTCGTTTAGGTAGCCACCGTGTGGCCAAGACAAGCAAAAGTGATGACACCTTCACTCCAGAAGTTTATTATATTAAACAGCACCTTGGCTCAACAGAATTGACTGTGGACACTTCTGCTCAAGTCATTAATGCGTTCAATTACGAACCATTTGGTGATGTGGAAGCTCAGTTTGGTCAATCCGATCAAACGGTTTATCGTTTTACCGATAAAGAGCAAGACAAAGAATCTGGACTTGGTTATTTCTCGCAACGCTATATGAACCATAGCTACGGGCAATTCATCACCCCCGATCCTGTGTTTGCAAGAGAGGCCCGATTCACGGATCCTCAACGCTGGTCACCTTACGCCTATGGGCGAGGCAACCCGCTGAGGTATAGCGACCCTACGGGGGAATTCATCAGTGACATTGCGAATGGGCGGTACGATTTAGGTACTGTGGGTTATCATGAAACGATGTCAAAAATGGAAAGTATTGAGGCTAAAGCCCATGCAGAAACAATAAGTAACGCTAAAGCTAGTACAAAACAAGCGGCAGAGGTTGCTTACCATGAAGCGTCTAAGCAAGTGAGTAATGCTGCCAGTGCTTTGCAAAGTGGGTGTGGTAACATTGCTAATGTTGCTGGGCATATATCTGCAGGTTCGGCCATTTTTGGTGCTGCAACATTTACTGCAGGGGGATTTCTAAACCCAGTGTCAGATTTAGCGTTAGCAAATGCGGCCCTGACTGGTGGAATTTCGTTTGGTGCCACCGTATGCGAAGTAGGTGCTAGTTATGTATCCAACTCCCTGAATCAATCCAAAGCAACCCTGAGTGCGGCTTCTATTATTGGACATGAGTTTGCGCAGTCTACAAATCCCAAGAAAGCAGCCATTGGTAATGCTGTTGGTCTTGCATCTTGGGCTGCTTCTAACCTATCTGGTCCCTCTAATACTGAACATGAAAATGATGGCGATCGTTCAAGTAATGGCAAGGGAGTAGATACGGCTAGTAAAACAAACACAGAAAGTACTACAGGTACTTCTAATGACTCTACAAATGAAGGAACTTCTAGTACTGCTTCAGAGAACACATAG
- a CDS encoding metal-dependent hydrolase: MDPLTQGVLGASLSQSASKKQHLVIAGVLGLLSGMAPDLDAFIRSESDPLLALEFHRQFTHSLLFIPIGSLICALVLYPLIAKRRGLSFKQSWLYCALGYGTHALLDSCTTYGTQLFWPLTNERYAWNTISIIDPVYTLPILILLVFATWKRAPWLARIAFLWALIYPTLGMIQRDRAEAIGWQLAQERQHVPIRLEAKPSFANILVWKIVYETESRYYVDAVRVGTAVNTYPGDSIAKLNVSQDFPWLDPNSQQAKDIERFRWFSNGYVAQDPMDDLRVIDVRYSIVPNQLNALWSIKLSQSADAETHIKYETHRDNTPESRQTFFNMLKGD; this comes from the coding sequence ATGGATCCGTTAACGCAGGGCGTGCTAGGCGCTTCTTTGTCACAATCGGCGAGTAAAAAACAACATTTGGTGATCGCTGGGGTTTTAGGTTTGCTCTCTGGAATGGCGCCAGATTTAGATGCGTTTATTCGATCGGAGAGTGATCCTTTACTCGCATTGGAGTTCCATAGACAGTTTACCCATTCACTCCTATTTATTCCTATTGGCAGCTTGATTTGCGCTCTGGTTTTGTATCCTTTGATTGCTAAAAGGCGGGGTCTCTCGTTTAAACAGAGTTGGCTGTATTGCGCGTTAGGCTATGGTACACATGCTTTACTCGACTCTTGTACTACGTATGGCACTCAACTGTTCTGGCCGCTCACCAACGAACGTTACGCTTGGAATACCATTTCAATTATCGACCCTGTCTATACACTCCCTATCTTGATATTACTTGTGTTTGCGACATGGAAGCGAGCCCCTTGGTTGGCTCGTATTGCGTTTCTATGGGCTTTAATTTATCCAACGTTAGGCATGATTCAAAGGGATAGAGCAGAAGCAATAGGATGGCAGTTAGCACAAGAACGACAACATGTGCCTATTCGGTTAGAAGCCAAGCCGAGTTTTGCAAATATCTTAGTGTGGAAAATAGTGTACGAAACAGAATCTCGATACTACGTAGATGCTGTTCGAGTCGGCACTGCCGTTAACACCTATCCTGGAGACTCTATTGCTAAACTGAATGTGAGTCAGGATTTCCCTTGGCTTGATCCTAATTCACAGCAAGCAAAAGACATTGAGCGTTTTCGCTGGTTCTCAAATGGTTATGTGGCACAAGATCCAATGGATGATTTGCGTGTTATTGATGTTCGATATTCTATTGTTCCGAACCAACTCAACGCGCTTTGGAGCATCAAGTTGTCTCAGTCTGCCGATGCAGAGACACACATCAAGTACGAAACCCACAGGGATAACACACCTGAATCGAGACAGACCTTTTTTAATATGTTGAAAGGCGATTAA
- a CDS encoding tyrosine-type recombinase/integrase, which produces MRKLSFGKCSGIKRPFKLEEIWRIRTRLEIENDLMQLALLNLAIDSKLRASDLLKLHVYDVSSQGVIYERVQCIQQKTGTDVHYEITPRTQQSISRWIFAASLEASSFLFPSGRRFGQPISYSFYRSIIRNWAVKLGLNADYYGTHSMRRTKATLIYARTKNIRAVQILLGHSKLDNTIRYLGVELEDALRLSEKTDC; this is translated from the coding sequence ATGAGAAAGTTATCTTTTGGAAAATGCAGTGGCATCAAAAGGCCATTTAAGCTTGAAGAGATCTGGCGGATCAGAACTAGGCTGGAGATTGAAAATGATCTGATGCAGCTCGCATTACTGAACCTAGCTATAGATAGCAAATTAAGAGCGAGTGACTTACTAAAGCTACACGTTTACGATGTTTCTTCGCAAGGGGTTATCTATGAAAGGGTTCAGTGCATCCAGCAAAAAACTGGCACCGATGTCCACTATGAGATTACTCCGAGAACACAGCAAAGTATTAGCCGATGGATTTTTGCAGCATCCCTAGAGGCAAGCAGCTTTCTATTCCCGAGTGGCCGACGCTTTGGGCAACCTATCAGCTACTCATTCTATCGTTCAATTATCAGGAACTGGGCTGTAAAACTGGGACTGAATGCTGACTATTACGGCACTCATTCCATGCGCCGCACCAAAGCCACGTTAATATATGCCAGAACGAAAAACATCAGGGCCGTACAGATTTTACTTGGACATTCGAAGCTAGATAATACAATTCGATACCTTGGCGTTGAACTAGAAGACGCTCTGAGGTTGTCTGAGAAAACAGACTGCTGA
- a CDS encoding endonuclease yields the protein MINRIITLSGVALLCSTSAHAQMQNGSFENWEGNVPSGWSVIDSGIALSLSTAPVNNGSFSAQVTVNTSTQSNTDFLQTIRVEQGKTYDFSVDVYHTEGNVKARLFVDGYLGYSNNGLTNQWQALTHSYNATSTKDIVVGVRFYDDAGFEGSEVVYLDNFQPTETPPTQSCNDTSAALTLATDNYGSETSWSLKNSVSQTLFSGSDYQSNTINEVEMCLADGSYTLEVSDSYGDGMCCSVGNGSYSLSVNGTVVASGGDFQASQSTEFTIGGSTTPPTEPPVLGEYYKDAEGKVGFALKTALYQIIDNHSSQGYTAIWTLVSEADLDAYYDTDGAILDMYSEKPSGLDSIQFTKVADQCGQYSKEGDCYNREHSFPKSWFGGKVEPMNSDGHHLFATDGYVNSKRSNWPFGEVSSATYTSSNGSKLGSAANSLGYVGTVFEPIDEFKGDFARAYFYMATRYQNEIANWEGNSTSSDAVLDGTNTTVFEPWLLTMLKRWHSDDPVSQKEIDRNKAVHDFQGNRNPFIDHPEFVSQIWGN from the coding sequence ATGATAAATAGAATAATAACACTAAGTGGCGTTGCATTACTTTGTTCAACGAGTGCGCATGCGCAAATGCAAAATGGAAGTTTCGAAAACTGGGAAGGAAACGTACCATCTGGTTGGAGTGTGATTGACTCCGGCATTGCACTTTCGCTCTCTACGGCTCCTGTAAATAACGGCAGTTTTTCAGCACAAGTAACAGTGAATACAAGTACTCAAAGTAATACCGATTTTCTTCAAACGATACGTGTTGAACAAGGGAAAACTTATGATTTCTCTGTCGATGTTTACCACACGGAAGGCAACGTGAAAGCTCGCCTTTTTGTTGATGGCTATTTAGGTTACTCGAATAATGGTTTAACGAATCAGTGGCAAGCATTGACTCACTCGTACAACGCTACGAGCACTAAAGATATCGTTGTGGGCGTACGATTTTATGATGATGCAGGTTTTGAAGGTTCGGAAGTGGTGTATTTAGATAACTTTCAGCCTACGGAGACTCCACCAACACAAAGCTGCAATGACACAAGTGCCGCACTCACGCTAGCGACGGATAACTATGGTTCTGAAACCAGTTGGTCTCTCAAAAACTCAGTTTCTCAAACTCTTTTTTCTGGTTCAGATTATCAAAGTAACACCATCAATGAAGTGGAAATGTGTTTAGCGGATGGTAGTTACACTCTAGAAGTCTCAGACTCTTATGGGGATGGAATGTGCTGCAGTGTGGGGAATGGTTCATACAGTTTGTCGGTAAACGGAACTGTTGTGGCATCTGGCGGTGATTTCCAAGCAAGTCAGAGTACAGAATTTACGATTGGTGGTTCAACCACACCACCAACTGAACCACCAGTTTTAGGTGAGTATTACAAAGACGCTGAAGGCAAAGTGGGCTTTGCGTTAAAAACGGCCTTGTATCAAATTATTGATAATCATAGTAGTCAGGGTTACACCGCTATTTGGACGTTGGTGTCTGAGGCTGACCTAGACGCATACTATGACACTGATGGGGCAATTCTCGATATGTATTCGGAGAAACCTTCAGGCTTAGATTCAATCCAATTTACTAAGGTGGCCGATCAATGTGGTCAATACAGCAAAGAAGGTGATTGCTACAATCGTGAGCACTCATTCCCGAAAAGCTGGTTTGGTGGGAAAGTCGAACCAATGAACTCTGACGGTCACCATTTATTTGCCACTGACGGCTACGTTAACTCGAAACGTAGTAACTGGCCATTTGGTGAGGTAAGTAGCGCGACATACACATCAAGCAATGGTTCTAAGTTAGGCAGTGCAGCGAACTCCCTTGGTTATGTAGGTACGGTGTTTGAGCCAATTGATGAGTTTAAAGGTGATTTCGCAAGAGCGTATTTCTACATGGCAACACGCTATCAAAATGAAATCGCTAATTGGGAAGGGAACTCTACAAGCTCTGATGCCGTTCTAGATGGAACCAATACAACTGTTTTTGAACCTTGGCTACTTACTATGCTAAAGCGTTGGCATTCTGATGACCCAGTAAGCCAAAAAGAAATCGATCGAAATAAGGCGGTACATGATTTTCAAGGGAATCGTAATCCGTTTATTGACCATCCAGAGTTTGTAAGTCAAATCTGGGGAAATTAA
- a CDS encoding DJ-1/PfpI family protein, producing the protein MKESIYLAVYDGISDWEYGYVLAHINSQEFQAFPDRFVIKTVGRNKESIRTKGGLTVVPDLSLDKLNPSDGKMLILCGSDNAASGGIDDFVDAAKRFIDNGVCVAAICGATAALARKGILDNVPHTSNAKEFLEMTGYAGSQNYIQEPVVSTDYLITAGGIEPIAFAAEIFRKLEIYSETTLDSWLKLFEQRDITGFYELMENSLQ; encoded by the coding sequence ATGAAGGAGTCTATTTATCTAGCTGTATATGACGGTATCTCTGATTGGGAGTACGGGTATGTCTTGGCTCATATCAACTCTCAAGAGTTTCAAGCTTTCCCTGACAGGTTTGTAATAAAGACGGTTGGGCGAAATAAAGAATCGATTAGAACTAAAGGTGGATTAACTGTCGTGCCAGATTTATCTCTCGATAAGCTAAATCCCTCTGATGGTAAAATGCTTATTCTTTGTGGTTCAGATAATGCTGCTTCAGGCGGCATCGATGATTTTGTCGATGCAGCCAAGCGTTTTATCGACAATGGTGTTTGTGTTGCAGCTATCTGTGGTGCAACCGCTGCTTTAGCGAGAAAAGGTATATTAGATAATGTTCCGCATACTAGTAATGCAAAAGAATTTCTGGAAATGACAGGATATGCAGGTAGCCAGAACTATATCCAAGAACCCGTTGTATCGACAGACTATTTGATCACCGCAGGGGGTATTGAACCTATTGCTTTTGCGGCAGAGATATTCAGGAAGTTGGAGATCTATTCTGAAACTACGCTAGATTCTTGGTTGAAATTATTCGAACAGCGGGACATAACTGGTTTTTACGAGTTAATGGAGAATTCCCTTCAATGA